CGCCAGCGGGGCTACCAGTCGACGGCCGACGCCGAGCCGGAGAGCGTGGGCCGCCGGGCCCGGCACGAGGAGGAGCGCTACGGCTACCCGCCGCAGGACGACGCACCCCGCGCCGGAGGCGCCCGCTGGCGCTGAACCGCCAGACGGGAGGTCAAGCCCGAGAGGTGTGACGGGCGGCCGCTACTTGTCGATGTCGCCGACCACGAAGAACATCGAGCCGAGGATGGCGATCAGGTCCGGCACCAGGCAGCCCGGCAGGAGGGTGGCCAGGGCCTGCACGTTCGCGTACGACGCGGTGCGCAGCTTCAACCGCCACGGCGTCTTCTCGCCGCGCGAGACGAGGTAGTAGCCGTTGATGCCGAGCGGGTTCTCGGTCCAGGCGTACGTGTGCCCCTCCGGTGCCTTGACCACCTTCGGCAGCCGGGTGTTCACCGGTCCGGTCAGCCGGTCGACCCGTTCCAGGCAGCGCTCGGCGAGGTCGAGTGAGACGTACACCTGGTCGAGCAGCACCTCGAACCGGGCGTGACAGTCGCCGGCGGTGCGGGTGACCACCGGCACGTCCAGTTCGTCGTACGCCAGGTAGGGCTCGTCGCGACGCAGGTCCAGGTCGAGTCCGGAGGCCCGGGCGACGGGCCCGGACGCGCCGAACGCGGCGGCGTCGGCGGCCGGCAGCACGCCCACGCCGACGGTCCGGGCCAGGAAGATGTCGTTGCGCCGGATCAGGTCGTCGAGGTCGGGCATCCGCCGGCGTACCTCGCCGATCGCCGCCCGGGCCCGGCCCGTCCACCCGGACGGGACCTCCTCCTTCAGCCCGCCGACCCGGTTGAACATGTAGTGGATCCGGCCGCCCGAGACCTCCTCCATGACGGCCTGGAGCGTCTCCCGCTCCCGGAAGGCGTAGAACATCGGGGTGATCGCGCCGATCTCCAGCGGGTACGAGCCGAGGAACATCAGGTGGTTGAGCACCCGGTTCAGCTCGGCGAGCGCCATCCGCAGCCAGGTCGCCCGCTCCGGCACCTCCAGGCCCATCAGCCGCTCCACGGCGAGCACCACGCCCAGCTCGTTGGAGAACGCCGACAGCCAGTCGTGCCGGTTGGCCAGCACGATGATCTGCCGGTAGTCGCGGACCTCGAACAGTTTCTCCGCGCCCCGGTGCATGTAGCCGACGATCGGCTCGGCGGAGACCACCCGCTCGCCGTCGAGGACGAGCTTC
This genomic stretch from Micromonospora krabiensis harbors:
- a CDS encoding NADH-quinone oxidoreductase subunit D, with amino-acid sequence MTGMTTDAGDLRELTVGTGAGLVAGTGGQQLGTDMVLNIGPQHPSTHGVLRLKLVLDGERVVSAEPIVGYMHRGAEKLFEVRDYRQIIVLANRHDWLSAFSNELGVVLAVERLMGLEVPERATWLRMALAELNRVLNHLMFLGSYPLEIGAITPMFYAFRERETLQAVMEEVSGGRIHYMFNRVGGLKEEVPSGWTGRARAAIGEVRRRMPDLDDLIRRNDIFLARTVGVGVLPAADAAAFGASGPVARASGLDLDLRRDEPYLAYDELDVPVVTRTAGDCHARFEVLLDQVYVSLDLAERCLERVDRLTGPVNTRLPKVVKAPEGHTYAWTENPLGINGYYLVSRGEKTPWRLKLRTASYANVQALATLLPGCLVPDLIAILGSMFFVVGDIDK